The DNA region CTCCAACTGCTCTTTCTCCTGCTCTTGGGGTACACGGTTGAATCCTCTCGCAAGCGACGATGATTATCACAGCTCCACTATGACCGAGGGTTGAAAATCATGGTGCTCGAAATTGGGATTGCAATCAGCTGGGCGATTTTGGGAATCTGGTGGGAATTTGGTGATTAGGGTTTACGGTTTGATTAGAGGATTTTAGGAATTTGGGGATTAGGGTTTACGATTCGATTGGATGATTTTCGGAATGGGAATTTGGGGATTAGGGTTCATAGTTTGATTTGATTGGACGATTTTGGGATTCGATTGGAGGATTTACAGAATTTGGGGCTTAGGGTTTTCGATTGGATTGGAGGAATTTGGCAATTTGGGGATTAGGGTTTCAAATGGATTTGGGAATTTGGGATTCGACTATTCGATCGGCAGGAAGAACACTAACTGAGGCAGAGAAGCCGGCGTCGTTTTCGTTCTTCAGTCTCAGGTTGCCAAGCCGATGTCGTTTTGATGTTGCCTAGGGAAGCTGGCAAACGCCGTCATTTTTGCATGGCCAAATGGAATGCACGGCATCGTTTTGCGTCCTTGAGTCTGCAGGCTAAGGTTGCATGGCGTCATTTTCGTTTTTGGGTGTTTGGGAAGCAAAACAACGTCGTTTCGATGATGACGTGGCATAAATTTGATGTCGTTTCTGCCAACTCGCCTTCCATGACAGATTTTCGTTTCAATAATTTGACGTGAGGACCTAACTGTTAGACGTAATTGAAATTGGAGGATCAAAttcctaattttgaaatttcaggTGCTCAAGTGGTGGCTATTGAATAATTTGAGGACTAAAGTGTTAGTGGTCTCCATATTGGAAACACAGTAATGTGGCCGGCAACGGTGAGGATGACCTTCTAGAGTGATCAATGGTTGATCCATTTGATTGACATTAATTAGATTATTgaattttcggtgtgaatCCCGCTATCTGGAAGTCTAATTGGGTCACGATTAATCCAATCGAGCCTGGTCGGCCCActaggggtaaaactctcccatcgtgaattttctgcattcacaaagACTCGAACCCGAAATCTTAGTTAAGTGAAATAAACGCTAAATTACTTGAACCAAACCATGTTGGTTAGATAATTGAATTTGATTTGggtctttcttttgtttccatATTCATGTATTCTGATTCACCGTAAAATATTCAATCGCATTCCATTTAGGGTTTCTTTGTCGATAGTAATATCCTTCTATATGTTTCGAAGTGGGATCTGGTTTGAGAATTCAAAATTGCTCTAGAACAATTTAATCaagtttcataatttaatgtGGACATAAATTTATATGAGATCTACAAGTACCTTCAGAGAGGTGAAATTTATTCATTGTAATTAGATCTTCCAATTAATCCTTGAGCATGTAcgtctataaatatatacatatatggtatattatatattgtgtTGTAGATATTGGGAAAATATTAGAAGGTCCTCTTGAGTTCCtttctaattttgaaaatatataaattaagcaattgattttttatatCCTATTAATGGAAGTTTTCTCTTCCTTCGGGAGAAAAAGAGTTCACAAAtattgacaaaaaaatttattcgaAAAAGAAAGTTATACAAACAATATATTATGTTGTAAATATTGGAAAATATTTAGAAGGTTCTTTTGAGTTAAAATggatataaaatatgtaaaaagaatttactttatttaaattttttaattttgaaaattatttaggCATCTGATATTTTTACCCTATAAAATGGAAGCTTTTCTCTTCCTTGGGAAAAAGAGTTCacaaaaattgagaaacaaaTACAAATAAACTAGTTATCTAACTTGAACgtctcacaattttttttatttttacggtttttattttctgttaatatttttgttgtttaaaatattataataatataaaatttgaaaaaaatggaaactCCTCATCAATCAAATTGAGAGTTCTCATGAGTTGAAAAAATCTAGGTATATGTTAATGTACAAAGAATGGGAGGAGTTTacattacataatatatagatataatataGAGTGGATCATGCTGAAGAGGTGTTATAGAAAAGCAAAATCAATACCAAAGCAGAACTGTTGAGGACGTCGGTGACCTCAGAGATGTGATGGTCGCCACCAGCCAACGTTCTGACTGCTCCTTTTCTCTTCAGCTCTTCACCTCTTCCTTAAGCTCGACTCACATaccatatttcaaaaaaaattcaaaaattattttttaagaaaaatattaaatcgAAATTAAAGATGTCCATTTATAGataaaaaatttgacattCAAGCCAAAgtgatgagaaaaaataacttAAGGACAGGATTGACAAAAATAGTTGAGGAAAAAAGTGCTCAAAACTAGGGGTGTGCATGGATACCGGgaatacccggaaccggtcgAAACCTACCCGTTAGAGTAGAGTCCGAGTAACTCcaattgaaaatatggtaGGATCTGAGTAGTAATTTAAATAACCGGTGAAAATAGGTTCCGATTCTGATTCCAATGCATATGATACCCACAGAACTGGTAATTGTGACCTATATTTTTTCTAAcagaatattttataataattgtttATGTGTGATGTAGTAGTTATAGAATTCTAATGGGAGCTTATTTGCTTTGTCTACTAAGAAGAGTTATATCATCTTTTTTTGCGCTAAATAGatacataattttttagttGCGTATTTACTTTGTCTATTATATAATTCTAATGAGAGCTACGTAATCCTTTCGTTCTATAAATGGATGTGATCCGATTAATCTATGTCAACATTTATTTATCGTGATTATGAATGAGATCTTTTcgattttagttatttatttcatttattgtgcttgaagagaaaaaaattatagattcCAACAGCGTACTCGGAACCTGTAGTATAATTCAAGTTTCAGGAAGATTTTGGTTCCAAGTTCCAACATGGTAGGGTCCCGTTAGAAAATCTTGAAACCTATTCCCTACAGGGTAGGGTtcgggtatcgtgaaaaaaaaggGTACGTAGATGCACACCACTTCTCAAAACCGTCAgaccaaaaatatatttttcctgTTGAAATGTCAAGGCTGCCACTCCGAGGACATATTCGATAAAAAAGCGACAACGTCACAACATAAATAGTTTAGGGACTGAGACCATACAGAATCACAATATGGGTccttattttaaataaacaaaaacatTAGGGGTTGAAATGAAGATTCAGTGGCCACAGGTGGCAGTCAGGCGACTGTCCACCTCCCTGAGGGGCGGGGAAAGGTTCTCATCGGCTCATCGTCTGCTCCTGCCGCTGTTTTCTTCTCTCCTATCGGAAAATGTAAAACCCTAATCGGGAAATTTCTCCCAATCTCGCCTTGATTTCCGATAATGGACTCCTCGAAGCCTAACAGCGAAGAAGGCGGTCCGTTCTATGACGCCAGCGACGACTTCCCTTTCTACGATTGCGTCGATTTCGACCAGCCGGAGCAGCGGTCTCCAGCTCCCTCTGCAACTCTGCGGAGGCGGAGGCCATCTCGTGATTCGAAGCACAATGAGGGTGGTCACCTCACTAGGCTGAGCTCAGATCTGGACCGACCCGGCTCGGCCCGAGCTGCCGCCACCCCGAGCGGCGATGAGAAGAATGAATCTTCAATGACGAAAACTGCTAATAGCGAGCTAGTCCTTGATACGCTGGAATCTGCCAGCTCAGTCCGAGCCGGCACTCCGGATGTGCAGACGAATGGAGGCTCTGTGATTACTGAGGCGGACGGTGAGCCGGTCGGTGAGTCGTTCGACTCGATGAGGGCGCCTGGCGACGCTGAAGTTCTGTCGTCGAGTATGCTTATCTCTCTGGTTGAGCTTATGATTAAAGCCATAGGGTTTCAAATTAATCTCATAGTTAGCATGGTAACTTTCCCTTTCTGCTGTTTATACACATTTGTTATGTTCATCATGGATCCCTTTTCGACTATGAGGCGAGGCCGAAATTATATAATTGGAAAGCTGTTAAATTTGTGGAACCTGATATGGGAGTGTGCGAGCCCCTTCCTGTATCAATGGCTGAAGGAGCACGACTCAGTGTGGAAGCTTATGTTGAGATTTGGGTGGGGACTATTTTGGGCAATATATGTATGCTCCATTTTGTTCGGCTTACTGGTCACTGCAACTCTGATTAGTGGATTTATAATGAGGTATTTGGTCAAGGAGCCATTACGGATAGAGGAcaagttgaattttgattacACCAAACACCATCCTGTTGCTTATGTGCCATTGGTTTCTTGTGCCGGCATCGATTGTGGGGCGGAGTATAAGAAATTGGCTCAAATTAGTGGCAGTCAGCAACCGCGATTCATTCTGCCTAATAACAAGCTTGAGGCCACCATAACCTTGGCATTGCCTGAGTCGGAGTATAACAAAAATCTTGGGATCTTTCAGGTATGCGCCTTATCAGTAAAAGTGAGATACCTTTGACAGCGGAGTGTTCTTTATGCTAGTATTGTAGGAAGTTACTGTAGTTTTGTGGACTTGGAAACGTACTTTCAGCGAAGGACATCTGACTGAAATGCCAATTTATGTTTTGTTTGAAGATCAGAGTAGATTTCCTGTCTTCCACTGGTGAAACACTTGCAAGTTCAAGCCGTCCGTGCATGTTACTCTTCAAAAGCGAGCCTATACGTCTTATGTTGACGATGCTCAAGATTGCTCCTCTAATTGCTGGATACATATCAGAGTCGCAGACCATTAAGGTAAAGTTCCAGGGCTTTGTTGAAGGCAACGTGCCTACCTCCTGCTTAAGGGTGCTGGTAGAGCAACGAGCAGAATTCCATCCCGGAGCAGGAATCCCAGAAATCTATGACGCAAAGCTTATCCTAGAGTCTGAACTTTCTTTACTGAAAAGGCTCCTTTGGTCTTGGAGGAAAACCGTCTTTGTTTGGACGGTGATGTTGTTTTTTACAGTGCAGTTGTTGTTTGCTCTTATTTGTTGCCGACCAGTTATTCTTCCTAGAACAAAATGGAGGAATGGATTGTCGGGGAACAATGCTACTTGAAATGATTACCTAGTGCGATGATCGGGTGTAAAGATGTTAGAGGTCCTGAGTTGTAAGCAATATCCACACACACAAATGCGGCTGGTTGGTGCCTTCTTGATTCTCTCTTATTGCAATGTATTCCACTATGCAGCAATACTGAGCTTGCTAATTACTTCAATATTTTTCTGCCGGAAGCATTGTCATGGAAGTTCTATTTGTAGTGTAGGTttgttttgatgaagatggcAATGATGTTTTAAAAGCTTAGATACGGGATCTTGATTAAACTGAGGACATATAGAATGCAATGCCAATGTAAGATACTATATATGAAGGGCTTTGACTTTTAAGCTGATATTGTCAGAAACAATTCTTATATCGCGACGAGAGTTGGACTTAGCGGAAATGCTGATTATGGATTCCGAGATAAACTTTCCTATGGTGGGTGTTTTGTTCTTAAATTTGATTATAACATTATAAAGTGAGTAGAGCATGGTGGATGTTTGCAAGAATCATGGATTGTGGAGAACCATTTAGGCTGGTTTATGCAGGTGACCTTGACTGTAGGCGGTTTTACTATTACAATGGTTTCATATCTTTTGAGCCTTTTCTTTATCTAAATAAGATTGCTTATCAAAGTTACGAGCTCTCATATTCTGGAAATACCGGTCTAAAATATTTCTGACATGTTGGGGGGATTTACATCTTCTTCTTGTAATTTATTGCTAATGTAGGTGCTCTTGCTAGAATTCTTGCACATAATATG from Punica granatum isolate Tunisia-2019 chromosome 3, ASM765513v2, whole genome shotgun sequence includes:
- the LOC116200279 gene encoding seipin-2-like; protein product: MDSSKPNSEEGGPFYDASDDFPFYDCVDFDQPEQRSPAPSATLRRRRPSRDSKHNEGGHLTRLSSDLDRPGSARAAATPSGDEKNESSMTKTANSELVLDTLESASSVRAGTPDVQTNGGSVITEADGEPVGESFDSMRAPGDAEVLSSSMLISLVELMIKAIGFQINLIVSMVTFPFCCLYTFVMFIMDPFSTMRRGRNYIIGKLLNLWNLIWECASPFLYQWLKEHDSVWKLMLRFGWGLFWAIYVCSILFGLLVTATLISGFIMRYLVKEPLRIEDKLNFDYTKHHPVAYVPLVSCAGIDCGAEYKKLAQISGSQQPRFILPNNKLEATITLALPESEYNKNLGIFQIRVDFLSSTGETLASSSRPCMLLFKSEPIRLMLTMLKIAPLIAGYISESQTIKVKFQGFVEGNVPTSCLRVLVEQRAEFHPGAGIPEIYDAKLILESELSLLKRLLWSWRKTVFVWTVMLFFTVQLLFALICCRPVILPRTKWRNGLSGNNAT